gatcgtgctcgcagaaggaggaattccggtcgaaCCTTGGGGTGTTGTTCTCGTTTAATCCTATATAtgaggacgggaatacgccttaggacAATGCTATGCACGCTTCCAGATTAATTATTTTGGGAGCATTCTTCCACAATTTTTGGGATTTAGCGATAATCTGTaagttaatttatttatatttattacaaaattagttagattttaaccACAATCAAATTTTCAGTGCGGTATTTTTTCAACATACAAAACTTTAGCAGCGAAACTATCTATCGCTAATCATATAGATAGATAAAAGATTGGCCGGCTGGAAGAGCTTGCTCCTTTCCATCGGAGGTGGCCTTACTTTACTAAATACCGTCTTAATTGCACTTCATGCCTTTTTCATTCTACCAGCTTGGGTTGGAGCCAACGAATTATCTAACTTCTTCCATATTTCAACAGAATGGACTGTACGAAATGAAAAAAGTACAACAACTCACGTTTCAAGAATGTTTTTCCAGATTTTTATATGGCCTCTCCGTCTAAATCTGCAATTGTTTACTTGCTTGCTCCATGAAGTGGAGTGGAGTGGAACCTCCCTTGTTTTGGTCCTTGAACTGAACAAGCCCAAGAATAGAAACAAATTCTAACTTCAGAACCTAAAGATTGGCAAATGCTAAACTCTAGCGGCATGATACAATGTCGGTGGACGAGTGATTGGATGTTCTCGGTAGTTTCAGCCAACTGATTCCTGGCATGTAGGGGTGTTAAAGACAACAATTCAATCTTATTTGGAAGACCGGCCGCCGAGATCTTCATGTGGTTGATGTGTGGAATAGGATACTTATAGCTgataatttgaaaagaaaagggGTTGGCTTGGACCGGAATCATGCAATCTGTGCAAGaagaaaatagatattttaccATAAACCATCTTCTCGATTAGCAGAAGCTGgaacaatcataaaagagagaaaaaataaaaagaaaatacaggtaaaataagatttactAACTAAAAGAAGAATTATGCTGGACTTCGATCTACACAAAATAGTTTCAATCCAACCCTTTTTTATGAATCTCTATCGTCTTgtataaacttaattagaagGCTAGTACTCTCTTACGCACCATACACCAAGCACATGCAACTCTTCATCATCTCCAGCCTCTAATTATCCTAGCATATGGCCGTAGAATACAATAATGTGCTTTACATATAGAGCCTACAAAACATATTCAattctaatataattaaaaatcttattcaaattaattttataatcaatttaatttttatagatttaaatatttattctaatttaaCCAAAATCCTAACACAATCCATGCAGCATCATTTAGGCAGCAATTTGATTACTGCTTAAATATCCAAAAAATGCTACGGTAAACTATTTGTAAAACCAATCAGAAAATGAGgaaacaatttatttatttatttattttttttttaatgtttgagaaagaggtagactagctacctgcttcattcattgagaAATAAACTAGGCGAAACAGtatggaagcagctagggcttccaacaattattatatgttttaattAGAAGTTTCTATACAATCCTGCATGATAATCACTAATATATATTCATGTATAACCAATGCACTTGAAACCCTATATTTACACATGCACATGTATCTATTTTACACACAAAACCTCTGTCATCACCATCCTTCTAGCCCTATTAATGGTCATGAAGCAGAGGTAAAGGTGCTCCTCCAGCTCATCCAGCTGCTTCCTGAAGCTCACATCTTTTCTCTGTACCTCCCGCACCACCTCCTGCACCAGCCTTCCCCGCCTGACGCGCCGCCGCTCCTCCTCGCACATTCTCAGCAGCGTCGCCACGTGCTCCACCTCATCCTGTAGCCGCGCCACGAGTCGGCTGACGGTATCCAAATCCCTGTTCAGTATGTACGTCCCCTTTGCTGCCACGTCGAGCTGGGCTACCGCACGGCCCACCCGCGAAGACATTGTGACCGGAAGAAGCGCGGGTAGAGCTACTAAAGCCATCAACGCATGCACCACGATCAATGCGCCGATCACTGCCGTCGAGGCTGTGATAATGATTAAAGAGAAACCGAATGCTCGCTTTAGCCAGTTGACGAGCCGCAGCTTGGCTTTCGCCTTCTTGCGGCTTGCCTCGAGCTGCTTGAGCAGATCGGCGGAGCCGCCTTGCACCATGCGGAATTGTCGTTGAGACGAAGCTAGAAAATGAAATGGATTGAACGTCTTTGAAACCTCGGCAAGGTATTTATCAATGGCTTGGATGCTATGCTGCGGCGGGGGGTTATCGGAGACGAGCGATCGGAGCACGGCCTTGAACGGGCGGTATCGGGCGCGTATCCGTTCAATGTCCTTCAAGATGAGGCTGAAGAGGAGGGAGGCGTTCGCAGTTTCGGAGTAGTATTCGGAGAGGAGGAAGTGGACTTCCGGGTGACAATGCTTTCGCGCATCGGCGAGAATTTCAGTGATTGTAGCTTGGTCAGGGTCGAGCAAGTGCTCCGCGAAGAGGCGGTAGGAAGGGAGGCGGGCGGCCgcagtgctgctgctgctgctgctgctgctgctgctctcaTGACTCGGTTTAAGAGCGGCACCGTGGTCTAAGGTGAGATCCAGCACGCGGGCCCAGAACTCGTTATAGGACTCGGTGCGGAACGCACTTGCATACTCCTCGCGGAGGTTGAAGCTCGTCGAAGCGATCGGAATGACGACTCCATCGACTGCTGATTCAAACAAaacatgcatgtatatatgaGTATAAATATGAGAAAGTAATGCATATGTTTTGTTTTATGAAATGTACATGATGGGTGGTATTACCTTTCTTATTAGCTTGGTGTTTGCATGAGCTAAAAATGTTGAACTTCATACACATATTTCCCCTCTATTTTTTGGATGCCCGAATGAACTATAAATGAAAgaacaatgggtggcgagagtGCAACCAAAGAAgatgtagaagaagaagaagaagaagagagcaaGAGATGCTTCTATAAGTAAAAAGAAGAAACCTTCTTTGAGATAGCTAGAAGGTGATGAGCTACTTATTTGCAAGCTTGAAGGGACAGTAAGATATATGCATATATCACTTCTTTAATTTATTGAGGAATGATCTTTGAGTTAAAGGTTTATTATATGTCACGGAGATAACATAGAAAGCTTATATACATAAATtaatggtaaaaatgtataaagacccCTCGACTTTAGGCCATTCTAACATAGCTTTCtcaacccttttttttattgagacctcttaattaattttttaaaaaattaagtaattttagtcaaaaaaaatttggagatTCTATCAAGTTCATTGATGCAGATTTCaccaaattaaattattttattttgttcagaAAATAAGCCTAGGTTAGTTAACAGTTCATAACTAAtagaactattaaatttgataaaatttttaatttaactaaaaaaaattggaagtaGAAGGTGCTATTTCAGAAATcgttatagttgaggggtctccgtacattttACTCACAATTAATTTTAGCCCCCGTGCCTTGGGGAAATGGGTAAGGTTTCGGTGGAAGCTTAAAAGCAAGTACAAAGAGAGGCACGTACTCAACGGAAAACTtggggttttagagagagagagagagaggagagagacgcCGAGTACGTGTATATTATATCCTAATCGTTTTCTAGCAAATCATAGCCGTGTGATCATCCTTAAAGGGCTAAAATTTAACCGTGTGATCTATTTGTAAAATCTAGTTTCTTGCTAATTAATACGCTGTTAGGGGACTTGGGGTGATCCGTGGCTGAGAATGTACGTACGTGGGCCCATGCGGATCTTTTTTCCGTTTCTTGTGGAGGGGGGTGATATTTTGTGGACACGTGGCAATTTTTTATGGTGACATGTGGATGAGGAGATCTATGATATTTAACTGTGGTCCAAGTGGGAGTGTTGAGTATCTTATTCAAGaagtaattattataaataattagttataaatacagtatatatatatatatagatagggctgcaaatgagcgagccggctcgtgttcgactcgcgttcgactcgatatttggctcgctcgagctcgattcgaaattaaataagccgaggcttgaacaaaaaaaaaaaaactcgaaatTCAtgttcaagccgagcttgagtattactcggctcgttcgaattaggctcgaaaagctcgaaaagctcgaatatatatatatatatatatatatatacatactatgctatcgaaagtatagaggatctggtgctttcgattttttgattcttagatcaactcctttaatcatttcttatttttgaattaatactattattaccttgtaagaaccactcaatcctaggagtattatttaatcctaggggggATCGCAATCaccccaaccatacaattcttaatcaaagggtcaaaaattcgaaaatatcaaatcctttatattttcaatagcatagtagttctacattatatatatatattaaaaaatatatatatatataatatattttaataatatatagccggagtgaataatctgaatttagttaaaattgggctaatgttgttggcccataaaaacaaacctaatagacaaataaaagagcgaaatttcactaaatttatacatttttcctttctttctttcttttacagagcttaaattttcaatatgtttctctctttctctttttctgtctctcaccataagtggccaagccggaagccttccaagttaccaagtaacagcatatacccgccgttgcctaccttgctattaattgtatacttgagaaaatatacagaatatttttaacgtaaaaaattattatttatataaaattttaattttagttatatatgattggatagtttaatccaatatttatctatataatttatttatttttgactgcataaatgaaaatgaataatatggagattgaaggcggaagaaaagacatatGAAACTGAAatgattagatattcaactcataaattttttttttttcatattataatactatattttatataattattttgtactttgaactattagacatatttttgtatcaaattatagataatgttctatacaaattaaactattgatcgtatgatgttgagaatttcaagcggctcgtttagggctcgagctcgctcgacttgaaattaggctcgctcgagctcggctcgaattaatttcaatccaagcttgagcttaaatttaggctcgaaattaatttcaagccgaatttgagctgaggtaagctcgctcgagctcggctcgtttccacccctacatatagaactaggctggaatactattaatagtaccaagttattggtgctattgaatttttagcctttggattgagaaatatgcagttagaatgatgtgggccctctagggttgagtgggtggttggttgaatagtataatctaacgggtaaaaataatcaaaggagttaatctaacggcagaaaacttgatagcaccaagtgtttggtgctatcgatagcatagcagccggactatatatatatatatatatatatatatatatatatagctaggctactatactatcggtagtacggagcgctccgtgctaccaagttgttttcgatgatgtggcttccaaatcgacgatcggctccgttagacttgatctacactattgaaagtatttagaaactaaatttcataatttttcgatatcatttacctatcaaacaagtagtctaaaattgaacggctgaaaataaaaatctcataaaaaatgatgataaaagatttaaattcaagatcagatatactgatcttactctaaatagtgaaaagaattttctataaaattttcatcgcatttggattgtttcataccgttaaactcacaaacacaccacatcggctattaaaattgtcaattttgagatcttttgatcactagtcaaatgatgttcgaaaaaatttgaaatttagttttcaaatactttcaatagtgtagatcagtctaacggagcgatcgtcgatttgaaagcatcatcgaaaacaacttggtagcacgccGAGCGCTCGTGCTACGATACAATAGTAGCCCGGCGACTCTATNNNNNNNNNNNNNNNNNNNNNNNNNAACTGCTATCACACATTAACTGCATCTAGAGTGTCATGCTCGCGACTGCCAATTTTGGTCGGTTGCGGTGGTATACGAACAGGATACCGAACAAGAAGAACCTCTTCCTACCGCCCAAGGCTAACTAGGCTGGAATTCTAATCAATAGCACTAAGTGTTGGtggctattagttttttagacCTGATTGATAAATGTCGGTTAGGATGTATGTGggaccctagggttgagtgcgGTGGGTGgtgaatagtatatataatatatatatatatatatatatatatatatatatatatatatatatagaactacgtTGGAATGcttatcaatagcaccaaagtGTTAGTCTAATTAGTTTAGTTCTTgcgattgagaaatgtgcggttttAGGATGACGTTGGACCCCTAGGTGTTGAGTAGGAGTGGTTGGTGAATAGTATAACTAACggagtaaaaaataattaaaagggtTAACATAATGGTTAGAAAATTGATAGAAACCAAATACTTTGtggctatcgatagcatagcaccggactatatatatatatatatatatatataattgagttagaatactttta
This genomic interval from Ananas comosus cultivar F153 unplaced genomic scaffold, ASM154086v1, whole genome shotgun sequence contains the following:
- the LOC109706197 gene encoding UPF0496 protein 3-like, which codes for MCMKFNIFSSCKHQANKKVDGVVIPIASTSFNLREEYASAFRTESYNEFWARVLDLTLDHGAALKPSHESSSSSSSSSSTAAARLPSYRLFAEHLLDPDQATITEILADARKHCHPEVHFLLSEYYSETANASLLFSLILKDIERIRARYRPFKAVLRSLVSDNPPPQHSIQAIDKYLAEVSKTFNPFHFLASSQRQFRMVQGGSADLLKQLEASRKKAKAKLRLVNWLKRAFGFSLIIITASTAVIGALIVVHALMALVALPALLPVTMSSRVGRAVAQLDVAAKGTYILNRDLDTVSRLVARLQDEVEHVATLLRMCEEERRRVRRGRLVQEVVREVQRKDVSFRKQLDELEEHLYLCFMTINRARRMVMTEVLCVK